The Fragaria vesca subsp. vesca linkage group LG2, FraVesHawaii_1.0, whole genome shotgun sequence genome includes a window with the following:
- the LOC101291598 gene encoding uncharacterized protein LOC101291598, protein MRTTGLFHRIADAVKAHDNFFMQQRDGIGKLGLSSLQKLTAAFRMIAYGAPADSLDDYLKIGESTAIRCLKRFCRAVIDVFGARYLRTPNTEDVARILYIGEERGFPAEGKSPPAHYKILDKDYDTGYYLADGIYPKWSTLVQTIHDPQGPKKAHFAKNQESCRKDVERAFGVLQSRWAIVKGPARFWDKYVLHDIMTTCIIMHNMIIEDERDLSAPIKDFNRAPPLSIELVSNEDTRFQEFLARYRIALRNALIEHQWNRHDPIDGVNQKKDKVWARITELWNQDKDENQTRTSKSLQSRFVDLTYCVSKFRGAVRQVEDDNPSSANEKDICAKAKQILLDDPNFTKKKLQFDHVWHILKDAEKWADTDEDEQELYNDELGTSRRPIGVKKAKLKRKEANEQTKIAKQNRESNQELKELFEKSGSQGPFNSGNFASPFQFPTTFGGYGNHHGVAAGYGGVPHYGGSDGSGTSDAHGGSRQFRDSGGSETHSGYGLMPEHGRDDDDLTNF, encoded by the exons ATGAGGACGACGGGTTTATTCCATCGAATTGCAGATGCCGTCAAAGCTCACGACAATTTCTTTATGCAACAACGCGATGGTATTGGTAAGCTCGGTTTGTCATCCTTGCAAAAACTTACTGCTGCTTTTCGAATGATTGCTTATGGGGCACCAGCTGATTCCCTTGATGATTATTTAAAAATTGGTGAGTCTACTGCAATTCGATGTTTGAAAAGGTTTTGTCGAGCTGTTATAGACGTCTTCGGAGCTCGCTATCTAAGAACGCCTAACACCGAGGATGTCGCAAGAATTCTATATATAGGTGAAGAACGTGGCTTTCC TGCAGAAGGTAAATCTCCTCCTGCTCATTATAAGATTCTAGATAAAGATTATGACACCGGTTATTATTTGGCTGATGGCATATATCCCAAGTGGTCTACATTGGTACAAACTATTCATGATCCTCAAGGTCCAAAAAAAGCACATTTTGCAAAAAATCAAGAGTCATGTAGGAAGGATGTTGAGCGAGCATTTGGAGTTCTTCAATCACGCTGGGCAATTGTGAAAGGACCTGCACGTTTTTGGGATAAATATGTTTTGCATGATATAATGACTACATGCATCATAATGCATAACATGATAATCGAAGATGAGCGTGATCTAAGTGCTCCGATTAAAGATTTCAACCGGGCTCCTCCATTATCCATTGAGCTGGTAAGTAATGAAGATACACGGTTCCAAGAGTTCCTTGCTCGATATAGGATTGCACTACGGAACGCGTTGATTGAGCATCAATGGAACCGACATG ATCCTATCGATGGTGTTAACCAAAAGAAGGATAAAGTATGGGCGAGGATCACTGAATTGTGGAATCAAGATAAGGATGAGAATCAGACGAGAACATCCAAGTCTCTTCAAAGTCGATTTGTTGATCTTACTTACTGTGTAAGCAAATTTCGTGGTGCTGTTCGTCAAGTGGAAGATGACAATCCAAGCAGTGCAAATGAGAAAGATATT TGTGCCAAAGCAAAACAAATTCTACTAGATGATCCTAACTTCACAAAGAAGAAACTTCAGTTTGATCATGTGTGGCATATTCTTAAGGATGCTGAAAAGTGGGCCGATACAG ATGAAGACGAACAAGAGCTATATAATGATGAACTCGGCACGTCTCGTCGACCCATTGGTGTAAAGAAAGCAAAGCTGAAAAGGAAAGAGGCCAATGAGCAGACCAAGATTGCTAAACAAAACAGAGAATCCAATCAAGAATTGAAGGAGTTATTTGAAAAAA GTGGTTCACAAGGACCTTTCAACTCTGGTAACTTTGCTAGCCCATTTCAATTTCCAACTACATTTGGTGGATATGGGAATCACCATGGAGTAGCAGCTGGATATGGTGGAGTCCCTCATTACGGAGGAAGTGATGGATCGGGAACAAGTGATGCACATGGAGGATCGCGACAATTCAGAGATAGCGGTGGATCTGAGACACATAGCGGATATGGACTCATGCCAGAACATGGAAGAGATGATGATGATCTGACGAATTTCTAA
- the LOC101291893 gene encoding uncharacterized protein LOC101291893 gives MACFLIPPCLSLFYAIEELKNEWPLVESAFQKHGMSCKLNLDEGTLTVATTPMTRGADIINKTMDLLVLLALLPVPPSAAVDILSGKRLYDIIWTCDSNGGLASQLPLRSRMRYFSRMRKLRRSIKDLMCLTGCPIFYNLGICVALFGHQPRSLVLVRNVVSSCIFYNQDPATIIRLKTLGRQRNAQSTVNLEMDAYGFETAPGVDITFCIANYMSKAPVLEHQKLERVKKKYLFGPSVNKDGMFVCGSYFLKKREQDVVEAWPMLKSVLEEYGITCTMYQE, from the exons ATGGCGTGCTTTCTTATACCTCCATGTCTCTCGCTTTTTTACGCTATCGAG GAGTTAAAGAATGAATGGCCCCTGGTGGAGTCGGCCTTCCAAAAGCATGGCATGTCATGCAAACTCAATCTG GATGAGGGTACCCTAACAGTCGCAACAACCCCAATGACCAGGGGTGCAGATATCATCAACAAGACTATGGACCTCCTTGTTCTTTTGGCTTTGCTTCCTGTTCCACCATCAGCG GCTGTCGACATACTGAGTGGCAAGCGGCTTTATGACATCATCTGGACTTGCGATTCTAATGGTGGTCTTGCCTCTCAACTTCCCTTGCGGAGTCGG ATGCGTTATTTTTCACGGATGAGAAAGCTTCGCCGCAGCATCAAG GACCTTATGTGTCTAACTGGTTGCCCCATCTTCTATAAT CTGGGAATTTGTGTCGCTCTCTTTGGCCATCAACCTCGATCATTAGTGCTGGTCAGGAACGTTGTGTCATCCTGCATTTTTTACAATCAAGATCCTGCAACTATTATCAGGTTGAAAACCTTGGGTCGTCAAAGGAACGCACAGTCGACAGTCAATCTTGAGATGGACGCTTATG GGTTTGAAACTGCTCCCGGAGTAGATATTACATTCTGTATTGCCAACTACATGTCCAAGGCACCAGTACTTGAACACCAAAAGTTGGAGCGTGTGAAGAAGAAGTATCTATTTGGCCCTTCGGTGAACAAAGATGGAATGTTTGTGTGTGGTTCATACTTCCTTAAAAAGCGAG AACAAGATGTTGTAGAAGCTTGGCCAATGTTAAAATCGGTTTTAGAAGAGTATGGCATTACTTGCACGATGTATCAG GAATGA